The following are encoded together in the Planococcus antarcticus DSM 14505 genome:
- a CDS encoding enoyl-CoA hydratase/isomerase family protein: MAYTINLTDGIMTFTIDRPHVRNAINDSVTTGLEELALKAQNSSVRLVVITASGKQAFCSGGDLSVFHALRTEEQAYGMLKRMSDVLYSIKTLSVPVVAIVNGAAVGGGCEIATACDYRLVWDHAKCGFIQGTLAITSGWGGGTYLLETLQHDKALKMLSEAKVYTAVELENIGWASAVIRDEQDIEAFFEQIKKIHPDVHRAYKEMAIRKWQKTDLQERVEQEVRKCAVLWEREAHHGAVDRFLNKTKK; this comes from the coding sequence TTGGCTTATACGATCAACCTGACGGATGGCATTATGACATTTACAATTGATCGTCCCCATGTCCGGAATGCCATCAATGATAGCGTGACAACGGGACTAGAAGAATTGGCGTTGAAGGCACAAAACTCTTCTGTCCGTTTGGTCGTCATTACGGCATCAGGCAAACAAGCTTTTTGCTCAGGTGGCGATCTTTCGGTATTCCATGCTCTTCGAACAGAAGAACAAGCCTATGGTATGCTGAAGCGAATGAGTGATGTGCTATATTCGATCAAAACACTCTCTGTACCGGTAGTGGCGATCGTTAATGGTGCTGCTGTCGGTGGCGGCTGTGAAATCGCTACAGCGTGTGATTACAGGCTTGTATGGGACCATGCGAAATGCGGATTCATACAAGGCACTCTCGCCATTACAAGCGGCTGGGGCGGCGGGACCTATCTGCTGGAAACTTTGCAGCATGATAAAGCGCTAAAAATGCTCAGTGAAGCCAAAGTCTATACGGCAGTTGAACTAGAGAACATCGGCTGGGCATCGGCTGTTATTCGCGATGAGCAGGATATCGAGGCGTTTTTTGAACAGATAAAAAAAATCCATCCGGATGTCCACCGTGCTTACAAAGAAATGGCCATCCGCAAATGGCAGAAAACAGATTTGCAAGAGCGCGTTGAACAAGAAGTTAGAAAATGTGCAGTTTTGTGGGAACGAGAAGCGCACCATGGAGCAGTCGACCGCTTCCTTAATAAAACGAAAAAATGA
- a CDS encoding acyl-CoA carboxylase subunit beta, which produces MTKTTETTGYNERLEQKLSKIFAGGQQKYHDKMKESNKLFVRDRLKLLFDDENYAEDGRFANVEAEDLPADGVVTAIGKVNGETVCVMANDSTVKAGSWGSRTVEKIIRIQETAEKMQVPMLYLVDSAGARITDQLDMFPNRRGAGKIFHNQVRMSGMVPQVCLLFGPSAAGGAYIPAFCDIVIMVDGNASMYLGSPRMAEKVIGEKVTLEEMGGARMHCTVSGVGDVLVATEEEAISEARRYLTNFPANFAIKPEKIEAKAAKAGRSLEAIIPENQNAPFDMYELIDQLVDEGSFFDIKKLFAGELITGIARIDGQVMGILANQPKVKGGVLFGDSADKGAKFINLCDAFSIPLLFLADVPGFMIGTKVERAGIIRHGAKFIAAMSSATVPKISVIVRKAYGAGLYAMAGPAFEPDVCIALPTAQIAVMGPEAAVNAVYSNKIEAIEDPKERLQYVQQKHQEYKEEIDIYRLASELIIDEIVAPHQLRSVLSQRLSFYETKDLPLPYRKHPIYPV; this is translated from the coding sequence ATGACAAAAACGACTGAAACAACAGGGTATAACGAACGTCTGGAACAAAAACTTTCGAAAATTTTTGCTGGAGGACAGCAAAAATACCATGACAAAATGAAAGAAAGCAATAAACTATTTGTGCGTGACCGTTTGAAATTATTATTTGATGATGAAAACTATGCGGAAGACGGACGTTTTGCCAATGTAGAAGCAGAAGATCTGCCGGCTGATGGCGTTGTTACAGCTATCGGGAAAGTAAACGGGGAAACAGTTTGTGTTATGGCGAACGATTCAACTGTAAAAGCAGGATCATGGGGTTCGCGTACAGTTGAAAAAATCATCCGTATCCAGGAAACGGCGGAAAAAATGCAGGTGCCGATGCTGTACTTGGTGGATTCTGCCGGAGCCCGTATTACCGATCAGCTCGACATGTTCCCGAACCGTCGCGGAGCAGGTAAAATTTTTCACAACCAAGTAAGAATGTCCGGCATGGTGCCGCAAGTATGCTTATTGTTTGGTCCGTCTGCTGCAGGCGGCGCTTATATTCCTGCTTTTTGTGATATTGTCATTATGGTTGATGGCAATGCTTCAATGTATCTTGGTTCTCCGCGAATGGCGGAAAAAGTTATCGGCGAAAAAGTGACGCTAGAAGAAATGGGCGGTGCTCGCATGCATTGTACAGTTAGTGGTGTTGGTGATGTATTGGTGGCAACTGAAGAAGAAGCCATTTCAGAAGCACGCCGCTACTTGACGAACTTTCCAGCTAACTTCGCGATCAAGCCTGAAAAAATTGAGGCAAAAGCTGCGAAGGCAGGACGTTCGTTAGAAGCGATTATTCCCGAAAACCAGAATGCGCCGTTTGATATGTATGAACTGATTGATCAATTAGTCGATGAAGGTAGCTTCTTTGATATCAAGAAACTATTTGCTGGTGAATTGATTACGGGAATTGCGCGCATTGACGGCCAAGTAATGGGTATTCTTGCCAACCAGCCAAAGGTCAAGGGTGGTGTCTTATTCGGTGATTCAGCCGATAAAGGAGCGAAATTCATTAACCTTTGTGACGCTTTCTCGATTCCTTTGTTGTTCCTTGCCGACGTACCAGGCTTTATGATTGGAACGAAAGTAGAACGTGCCGGTATTATCCGTCACGGAGCGAAGTTTATCGCAGCAATGAGTTCAGCAACAGTGCCGAAGATTTCTGTCATTGTCCGTAAAGCCTATGGTGCTGGCTTGTACGCGATGGCAGGCCCTGCATTTGAGCCGGATGTCTGCATTGCCTTGCCGACAGCACAAATTGCGGTAATGGGTCCTGAAGCAGCGGTAAATGCCGTCTATTCAAACAAGATTGAAGCGATTGAAGATCCGAAAGAACGTCTTCAGTATGTGCAGCAAAAGCATCAGGAATACAAAGAGGAAATCGATATTTATCGTTTGGCATCTGAATTGATCATCGATGAAATTGTAGCGCCTCACCAATTGCGTTCTGTTCTTTCTCAGCGTCTATCTTTTTACGAAACAAAAGATTTGCCGTTGCCATATCGAAAACATCCGATTTATCCTGTATAA
- a CDS encoding biotin/lipoyl-containing protein, with protein MKELKASMAGTVLNVLAAEGQAVTPGQAVLTIESMKMEIPVEAEFGGKVEKIHVEVGGFVNEGDLLMTVGE; from the coding sequence ATGAAAGAACTAAAAGCATCTATGGCAGGAACAGTATTAAATGTATTAGCAGCTGAAGGGCAAGCTGTAACACCCGGACAGGCTGTTTTGACAATCGAATCTATGAAAATGGAAATCCCAGTAGAAGCTGAATTTGGCGGCAAAGTAGAAAAAATTCATGTGGAAGTCGGCGGCTTTGTTAACGAAGGCGATCTGCTGATGACTGTCGGCGAATAA
- a CDS encoding acetyl-CoA carboxylase biotin carboxylase subunit, whose protein sequence is MKKILIANRAEIARRIIRTCNRLGIETVAIHSEADGDLPYVSEATEAVLIGPNPVVQSYLQIEKIVEEAKKRGVDAIHPGYGLLSENADFARKVAEAGMTFIGPSSDIIEKMGDKIESRRTMIQAGVPVVPGTEEGVTTLEEALQEAAGIGYPLMLKASAGGGGIGMVRCESEQALTQQFVSVKNRAKAYFGDDVVYLEKFIADARHIEVQIFGDHHGNVVHLYERNCSVQRRNQKVIEESPSPDLPQDVRERLYEAALQAGKAVNYTNAGTVEFIVDPNNEFYFLEMNTRLQVEHPVTEEVTGLDLVEWQLTVADGGELPPQDSIQTKGHAIEYRVYAEDPKTFFPSPGTLEKLQWGEGARIETGYEEGNQVTPFYDPMISKVIIHGTDRIDALSKSQTFFDHVTIEGVKTNIPLFKEFIRSEEFISGDYATAVLPEWMEKTKEEHTL, encoded by the coding sequence ATGAAGAAAATCCTGATCGCAAACCGGGCAGAAATCGCACGTCGAATTATTCGGACATGCAATCGCCTTGGAATCGAAACGGTCGCTATTCACTCTGAAGCAGATGGGGATCTGCCTTACGTCAGTGAAGCGACTGAAGCTGTACTGATCGGTCCAAATCCAGTCGTCCAGTCTTATTTACAAATCGAAAAAATTGTCGAAGAAGCCAAAAAACGTGGAGTCGATGCTATTCACCCGGGATATGGCCTGCTGTCGGAAAATGCCGATTTTGCACGCAAAGTGGCAGAAGCCGGAATGACCTTTATCGGCCCTTCAAGCGACATCATCGAAAAGATGGGAGATAAGATCGAATCTCGCAGAACCATGATTCAAGCTGGAGTACCAGTTGTTCCAGGTACGGAAGAAGGCGTGACGACGCTTGAAGAAGCTTTGCAAGAAGCTGCAGGAATTGGTTACCCATTAATGCTAAAAGCAAGTGCAGGCGGTGGTGGAATTGGCATGGTACGTTGTGAAAGTGAGCAAGCGCTCACTCAACAGTTTGTGTCAGTCAAAAATCGTGCTAAAGCCTATTTCGGTGATGATGTTGTCTACCTAGAGAAGTTTATCGCGGATGCTAGACACATCGAAGTACAGATTTTTGGCGATCACCATGGCAATGTTGTTCATTTATATGAACGGAATTGTTCGGTTCAGCGTCGCAATCAGAAAGTGATTGAAGAATCACCTTCACCGGATCTGCCACAGGATGTGCGCGAACGTCTTTACGAAGCCGCGCTACAAGCAGGAAAAGCAGTAAATTATACGAATGCCGGAACTGTTGAATTTATCGTCGATCCGAATAATGAATTTTATTTTTTAGAAATGAATACGCGTTTGCAGGTGGAGCATCCGGTTACTGAAGAAGTAACCGGACTGGATTTGGTCGAATGGCAGCTGACTGTAGCTGACGGCGGAGAATTACCGCCTCAGGATAGTATACAAACTAAAGGACATGCCATAGAGTATCGTGTTTATGCTGAAGATCCTAAAACCTTTTTCCCTTCTCCAGGAACGCTTGAAAAGCTTCAATGGGGAGAAGGGGCTCGTATTGAAACGGGTTATGAAGAAGGCAATCAAGTGACGCCTTTCTATGACCCGATGATTTCGAAAGTTATCATTCACGGAACCGATCGTATCGATGCGCTTTCGAAATCACAGACTTTTTTCGATCATGTTACAATTGAAGGCGTAAAAACCAATATTCCGTTATTTAAAGAATTTATTAGGTCGGAAGAATTTATTTCAGGTGACTATGCAACAGCAGTATTGCCAGAGTGGATGGAAAAAACAAAGGAGGAACACACATTATGA
- the rpmF gene encoding 50S ribosomal protein L32 codes for MAVPARRTSKTAKRKRRTHFKLSVPGMVICPSCGESKLAHHVCKACGSYKGKEVVASK; via the coding sequence ATGGCTGTACCAGCTAGAAGAACGTCCAAAACCGCTAAAAGAAAACGCCGTACACATTTTAAATTGTCAGTGCCGGGCATGGTAATTTGCCCAAGCTGTGGCGAAAGTAAATTGGCTCACCACGTCTGCAAAGCATGTGGATCATACAAAGGGAAAGAAGTAGTAGCAAGCAAATAA
- a CDS encoding nucleotidyltransferase, which produces MKAVGIIVEYNPFHNGHLHHAKQARQESGADLVIAVMSGQFLQRGEPAFADKWARTQMALDAGIDLVIELPYVYATAQASDFAKGGIALLDAIGCSSFCFGSEQGEINPFLNSRHLLTEHWAEYQHLIHEAVQTGISYPKALNNAYLSLTGNRPGFADLTQPNNILGFHYLEAAQNLSSAMDPLTIQRIGANFHDSIQAGMPIASATGIREAFFKGDSIEQLSAYMPEGSIASLKKTEKEYGKFGSWEKFYPLLRFTVLREGPHRLKQYAEVTEGIENLIYQSAKTEDSFESFISLIKSKRFTRTRIQRMLTHIYTGFTWQQLRSFEGPEYIRLLGMSRTGRNYLNHKKKNTTLPLVSRAADLNNSMGKLDIHATVMYLQGMGSTNLKKEFTTPPIYWG; this is translated from the coding sequence TTGAAAGCTGTAGGAATTATTGTTGAATATAATCCTTTTCATAATGGACATCTTCATCATGCTAAGCAAGCGCGCCAAGAGTCAGGTGCAGACCTCGTCATCGCAGTTATGAGCGGTCAGTTTCTGCAGCGCGGAGAACCTGCATTTGCCGATAAATGGGCCCGGACACAAATGGCGCTGGATGCCGGAATCGATTTGGTGATTGAACTTCCTTACGTTTATGCAACTGCCCAGGCCTCCGATTTTGCTAAAGGCGGAATTGCCTTGCTTGATGCGATTGGCTGCTCTTCTTTTTGCTTTGGCAGTGAACAAGGAGAGATTAACCCTTTCCTGAATTCCCGGCATTTGCTGACCGAGCATTGGGCTGAATATCAGCACCTTATCCACGAGGCTGTGCAAACCGGCATCAGCTATCCAAAAGCGTTGAACAATGCTTATCTATCCCTGACAGGCAATCGACCAGGTTTTGCCGACCTGACGCAACCAAATAATATTTTGGGGTTTCATTATTTGGAAGCGGCTCAAAATCTGAGTTCTGCTATGGATCCGCTGACCATTCAACGAATTGGGGCTAATTTCCATGACTCTATTCAAGCGGGGATGCCGATTGCCAGCGCAACCGGCATCCGGGAGGCTTTCTTTAAGGGTGATTCTATCGAGCAATTGTCGGCTTATATGCCAGAAGGTTCAATCGCGTCATTAAAAAAAACAGAAAAAGAATATGGTAAATTCGGCAGCTGGGAAAAGTTTTATCCATTGCTGCGTTTTACTGTGCTGCGGGAAGGCCCACACCGCCTAAAACAGTATGCTGAAGTAACCGAGGGCATCGAAAACCTAATCTATCAGTCAGCAAAAACTGAAGACAGCTTTGAATCCTTCATTTCACTCATCAAATCAAAGCGTTTTACACGGACGCGGATTCAGCGGATGCTGACGCATATTTATACAGGTTTCACATGGCAACAACTACGTTCTTTTGAGGGTCCTGAATATATCAGACTTCTCGGCATGTCTCGAACGGGGAGAAACTATTTAAACCATAAAAAAAAGAATACCACGCTTCCCCTGGTAAGCCGCGCAGCAGATCTGAACAACTCGATGGGGAAACTTGATATTCACGCCACTGTCATGTACTTGCAAGGAATGGGCTCAACGAATTTGAAAAAAGAATTCACAACGCCTCCGATTTACTGGGGCTGA
- a CDS encoding YceD family protein translates to MKIAIQQLQKHRKDGLPIDQMVHLDAVKSRNSDIREISPVHVTGHCTIGSQQLTCQLHLEGMLTLPCARTWEDVEFPINVDSVEVFDWSEKGQEDKFSDVHAVETEVIDLQPILEELILLEIPIQVFKEDADQSVIKGGNDWSYSTDEEFEAEKEEAPPKPDPRLADLAKYFDQSDE, encoded by the coding sequence ATGAAAATAGCGATTCAACAGCTTCAAAAGCATCGCAAAGACGGACTGCCAATTGACCAAATGGTTCATTTGGATGCAGTGAAATCACGGAATAGCGATATTCGGGAAATTTCACCTGTACATGTTACAGGACATTGCACAATTGGTTCGCAACAATTAACGTGTCAACTCCATCTCGAAGGTATGCTTACGCTGCCTTGTGCTAGAACTTGGGAGGATGTTGAATTTCCGATAAACGTCGATTCGGTTGAAGTTTTCGACTGGTCTGAAAAAGGCCAAGAAGATAAGTTTAGTGACGTTCACGCTGTAGAAACTGAAGTCATAGATCTTCAGCCGATACTTGAAGAACTCATTTTGCTAGAGATTCCGATTCAGGTGTTTAAGGAAGACGCTGATCAGTCTGTTATAAAAGGCGGAAATGATTGGTCGTATTCAACAGACGAAGAGTTCGAAGCCGAGAAAGAAGAGGCACCACCAAAACCAGATCCAAGACTTGCTGATTTAGCAAAGTATTTTGATCAGTCAGATGAATAG